CACATTAAAGGTTCGCCACCAGTCAAAACAATCGTTTTACAATGTTTTGCGGCGGTTTCTGCAATTTCTTCAGCATTTATCAGGGGATGTAGCGTAGGATCCCAGCTTTCTTTCACATCACACCAGTGGCAACCAACGTCGCATCCACCTAGTCTGATGAAATAGGCCGCTTTTCCTGTGTGGGCGCCTTCTCCCTGAATAGTGTAAAAATGCTCCATCACCGGGAGCATTTTACCTTCTTTTAATAATATATCTTCTTCTTTATTCATTTCAAATTAGTCGTTATAGACCGATGTTTTGTAAGCGATGATGGTATTTTTCATCAACATTGCTCTTGTCATAGGACCTACTCCTCCAGGTACGGGAGTTATCCAGCTTGCTTTTTCTGCACAGCTATCAAAATCTACGTCACCTGCCAAGTAATATCCTTTTGGAGAGTCATTGTCAACTCTTGTAATACCTACATCTACAATCACGGCTCCGTCTTTTATCATTTCGCCTTTCAAAAAGTGAGGGTCGCCTAAAGCGGTAATTACGATGTCTGCTTTTTTAGTATATTCTTCGATATCTTTGGTGTAAGAGTGAGTCAAAGTAACGGTAGAGTTTCCAGGAAAGTCTTTTCTACCCATCAAAATACTCATTGGTCTTCCTACAATTTTACTTCTTCCGATAATTACACAGTCTTTACCTTTCGTTTCGATATTATATCTTTCTAGTAAGGTTAAAATTCCAAACGGAGTCGCAGGTAAGAAAGTGTCCATTTCCAACGCCATTTTTCCAAAATTTGTAGGGTGGAAACCGTCAACATCTTTTCTTGGGTCAATAGCATTGATAATTTTTTCCTGATCGATTTGATCTGGCAAAGGCAACTGTACGATAAATCCGTCAACTGCTTTAGACTTATTAAGCTCGTCGATTTTTTCCAACAATTCTGATTCAGAAACTGTGCTTGGAAATTTAATTAAACTAGATTGAAAGCCTACTTCCTCACAATCTTTTACTTTAGCATTTACATAGGCCTTACTTGCACCGTTGTTTCCAACAAGAATCGCTACCAAATGAGGTGCTCTTCTTTTGCTTGCAAGAATTTTATCAACTTCAACCTTGATTTCTGCTTTTATTTCCTTGGATACTTTTAATCCGTCAAGAATTTCTGCCATTTTTACTTTTATTACTTTTTATTATTAGATTTTTAAGGATATTTTCCGGATTCTGATGAGTGCAGAAAACGGAAAGGATATTTACAATTTGTTCTTTCTCATCAATGTCAAAAAGGACTAAATAAGGAAGTTTCTTTAAAGGGGCTGCCCTTGTATTTCGATATTTTACGGCAAAGAAAGGATTTGTTTGTAGAGATTTATAAGCATCAACTAATTTTTTCCTAAAGCTTTTTGCTGCAGATTGAGATTGTATTTTGTAATATTTAATAGCATCATCAATATTATTGCTTGCAATAGGTGAAACTAAGATTTTAAATGCCATACTTTTCTGAAACCTTTTTTAATGATTCAAATGCATCTACAAATTGTGACCTGTCTTGTTCTAAAGCCTCATCGATTGTTTTTCTCATTTCATCCGTCACTTTAAAATAATCTTCATCTTTCTCAAAACTGATTTTCATTTTCTGTAGAAGATTTTGAATTAACGTTTCTTCTTCTTTATCTTTAAAATGTATTGTAATGCTACTCATTTTCTTTATTTTAAATCAAAATTAATGAAAATCTACAACAGTTATTTATTAGATTTATAATAATTTATCAACCCGTTCGTAGAACTATCATGAGAGCTAATTGCTTCAGTGTTTTCAAGTTCTGGTAATATTTTGTTCGCTAAAACTTTTCCTAATTCTACCCCAAATTGGTCGAAACTGAAAATATTCCAAATTACGCCTTGTACAAAGATTTTATGCTCATACAATGCAATTAATTGGCCTAATGAAAAAGGAGTTAATTCATTGAATATGATTGAATTGGTAGGCGTGTTTCCGTGGAAGACTTTATAGTTTAGTAGGAAATCAATTTCTTCTTCAGATTTTCCTGACGCTTGTAATTCTTCTTCAACTTCCTCCTCGTTTTTACCGAAGGCTAAAGCCTCAGTCTGAGCAAAAAAGTTAGCTAATAATTTGTCCTGATGGTCAGAGACCTTATTTGGGCTTTTGGCATAGGCAATGAAATCAGCCGGAATCAATTCTGTTCCTTGGTGAATCAATTGATAGAAAGCATGTTGTCCGTTTGTTCCCGGTTCTCC
The sequence above is a segment of the Chryseobacterium turcicum genome. Coding sequences within it:
- a CDS encoding bifunctional 5,10-methylenetetrahydrofolate dehydrogenase/5,10-methenyltetrahydrofolate cyclohydrolase, which gives rise to MAEILDGLKVSKEIKAEIKVEVDKILASKRRAPHLVAILVGNNGASKAYVNAKVKDCEEVGFQSSLIKFPSTVSESELLEKIDELNKSKAVDGFIVQLPLPDQIDQEKIINAIDPRKDVDGFHPTNFGKMALEMDTFLPATPFGILTLLERYNIETKGKDCVIIGRSKIVGRPMSILMGRKDFPGNSTVTLTHSYTKDIEEYTKKADIVITALGDPHFLKGEMIKDGAVIVDVGITRVDNDSPKGYYLAGDVDFDSCAEKASWITPVPGGVGPMTRAMLMKNTIIAYKTSVYND
- a CDS encoding type II toxin-antitoxin system RelE/ParE family toxin codes for the protein MAFKILVSPIASNNIDDAIKYYKIQSQSAAKSFRKKLVDAYKSLQTNPFFAVKYRNTRAAPLKKLPYLVLFDIDEKEQIVNILSVFCTHQNPENILKNLIIKSNKSKNGRNS